A genomic segment from Halobaculum sp. MBLA0147 encodes:
- a CDS encoding GNAT family N-acetyltransferase, whose protein sequence is MNHDQAPTGLSPQAVSPQTVATDGGHHQQSPAAGDLSPAIETVITRMRPSDRDAVQQLWDDRFGFDPETSPTWLSAAVDPNNTAGIFVGRSPSTGVEGFICLDLTDGTWTEDYCSNHLSLTEADTYLTVHMLAVAEQSERQGIGRRLLAHAINVAESAGATGIAATLWHHPGRDARSLCKQAGFDTVATVSEFYDDRPECPECTNECSCTASVVYKPVDHSKRVKDGSLR, encoded by the coding sequence GTGAACCACGATCAGGCTCCGACAGGCTTGAGTCCGCAAGCAGTCTCGCCACAGACAGTCGCAACTGATGGAGGCCACCACCAACAAAGCCCGGCAGCAGGTGACCTGTCACCTGCGATTGAGACAGTGATCACGAGGATGCGGCCAAGCGATCGGGACGCCGTTCAACAACTCTGGGACGACCGATTCGGGTTCGATCCAGAGACATCCCCCACGTGGCTCTCTGCTGCCGTCGATCCCAACAACACTGCCGGCATCTTTGTCGGACGGAGTCCATCTACAGGAGTGGAGGGCTTCATCTGTCTTGACCTGACGGACGGTACGTGGACCGAAGACTACTGTAGCAATCACCTGTCGCTTACGGAGGCCGATACGTACCTCACCGTCCATATGCTGGCTGTTGCGGAACAGTCCGAACGACAGGGGATTGGCCGTCGCCTCCTGGCTCACGCCATCAACGTAGCGGAATCGGCCGGAGCAACCGGCATTGCTGCGACCCTCTGGCACCACCCCGGCCGCGATGCACGATCGCTGTGTAAGCAGGCCGGGTTCGATACCGTAGCAACCGTGTCAGAATTCTACGACGATCGTCCAGAGTGCCCCGAATGTACCAACGAGTGTTCCTGTACTGCCTCAGTCGTGTACAAACCGGTTGATCACTCGAAGAGAGTGAAAGACGGAAGTCTCAGGTGA
- a CDS encoding bacteriorhodopsin yields MSILGLTLTRPLVYGLGTVLMTLGLATTLVGWRFGRGDDAPFDARGYGMLAGLVGVAAVAYFVMTLGVGDFTQNGTYVESIRYLDWALSTPLIIGFIAYAGGASQREVVGAILADLLMILIGFGALLVTGIFVWVGFVLSTAAYLGLVYYLFGPLTESAKSRTRDQYALFAKLRNLIGVLWFVYPIVWAVSPAALGLTDIVTTAVIITYLDVTAKVGMIAIVVNTAGVVDRFVASDGDASATQ; encoded by the coding sequence ATGAGTATCCTTGGACTCACGCTAACGCGACCGCTGGTGTACGGGCTGGGAACAGTACTGATGACGCTCGGGCTGGCGACAACCCTCGTTGGGTGGCGATTCGGGCGTGGCGATGACGCGCCGTTCGACGCCCGTGGGTACGGGATGTTGGCGGGGCTCGTCGGTGTCGCGGCTGTCGCCTACTTCGTGATGACACTCGGGGTCGGTGACTTCACCCAGAACGGTACCTACGTCGAGTCGATCCGGTACCTCGACTGGGCGCTGTCGACACCGTTGATCATCGGGTTCATTGCGTACGCTGGCGGGGCGTCTCAGCGAGAGGTTGTCGGCGCAATCCTCGCGGATCTGCTGATGATCCTGATCGGGTTTGGAGCGCTGCTGGTGACGGGCATCTTCGTGTGGGTCGGGTTCGTGCTGTCGACGGCCGCGTATCTCGGGTTGGTGTACTACCTGTTCGGCCCACTGACGGAGTCTGCCAAGAGCCGCACGCGCGACCAGTACGCGCTGTTCGCGAAACTGCGGAACCTGATCGGTGTGTTGTGGTTCGTGTATCCGATCGTCTGGGCGGTGAGTCCGGCTGCGCTCGGATTGACGGACATCGTCACGACAGCTGTGATCATCACATACCTTGACGTCACTGCGAAGGTCGGAATGATCGCCATCGTGGTGAACACGGCTGGTGTCGTAGACCGGTTCGTAGCGAGTGACGGAGACGCATCTGCTACGCAGTGA
- a CDS encoding methyl-accepting chemotaxis protein: MVVRTAIKTLRQSYALKLGLAFVLVIGVVSGYAVISTAETTDAVRESATDTLRTDATQTGEAVGTWFSKVEAQTRSVAASTAASSGSASEVRQRLRELEAGGLGDGVVAVQYVRLSDTPESVAAVGAGQTVGDAGPAIQQTAGATPTGEVGHSELVGVPFVDRDVLALVAPVDGADAAVVTYVRPSKFIGDLTGSSTDGNIVLVDSSREIVGASMTDRVGSTHGKMGGTIPAVASGEQSGGVMTMTMSHHGEQEEMFMAFATVPDAEYTVMVHEPRAAALGIAQNVQATILGGILLGLTGLAIVGGTVGSSTVIRLRQLRAQAEEMAGGNLDVDLSSRRTDEFGDLYASLDTMRTSLQDRISEVETARAEAEEAQQEAEELTTDLRQTAAEYAIVLDDVSEGNLTRRLETEGRRKVMQDVATEVNEVLTEFEESIQALDEFAANVSESAEVVTTEAAEASEAAESVSTAIAEISDDVDEQTTQLQDLGAEIESLSATAEEIAASSNDVSATSSEAASAAAAGAESAGEAIEQIDRVVEVISETAETIEQLDEDMEEIGEVADLIGDIADETNLLALNASIEAARAGGDGGAGDAGQGFAVVADEVKDLAEETKQSADEIEAQIDAVQAQTDAAVTEVLDAQDEVTAASATVEDTLSELETIATRIEETDQSVTEISSATEDQAQSTQTASATVDEVRTLGEATAEEAESVTSATVQQSEAVSSVTERARQLRDEAQTLQDSLAQFSVRGDDRGAGDAHTLADNQVAATDDD; encoded by the coding sequence ATGGTTGTTCGCACCGCGATCAAGACACTCAGGCAAAGCTATGCTCTGAAACTCGGGCTCGCGTTCGTGCTCGTGATCGGTGTTGTGAGCGGGTATGCAGTCATCTCGACAGCTGAGACGACGGATGCTGTCCGGGAGTCTGCCACCGACACGCTCCGGACGGACGCGACACAGACTGGCGAGGCAGTTGGCACGTGGTTTAGCAAGGTAGAGGCACAAACGCGGAGCGTGGCTGCCTCAACGGCTGCATCCTCCGGAAGTGCAAGTGAAGTTCGGCAACGACTACGCGAGTTGGAGGCAGGCGGGCTTGGCGATGGAGTTGTCGCTGTTCAGTACGTCCGATTGAGTGACACACCCGAATCCGTTGCTGCTGTTGGTGCCGGTCAGACGGTCGGAGACGCTGGACCTGCGATTCAACAGACTGCAGGAGCCACGCCGACTGGCGAGGTTGGTCACTCGGAGCTCGTGGGTGTTCCGTTTGTGGACCGTGACGTTCTGGCTCTCGTTGCACCAGTGGATGGCGCAGACGCCGCAGTTGTGACGTATGTACGTCCTTCGAAGTTCATTGGCGACCTCACCGGGAGTTCGACCGATGGGAACATCGTTCTCGTGGATTCGTCGCGAGAGATCGTTGGTGCGTCAATGACCGACCGGGTTGGCTCGACCCACGGGAAAATGGGCGGTACGATCCCGGCCGTCGCGAGCGGTGAGCAATCGGGTGGTGTGATGACGATGACGATGTCCCACCACGGGGAGCAAGAGGAGATGTTCATGGCGTTCGCGACGGTTCCCGACGCTGAGTACACTGTGATGGTGCACGAGCCGCGAGCGGCTGCACTTGGCATCGCCCAGAACGTCCAGGCGACGATCCTCGGTGGTATCCTGCTCGGCCTGACTGGCCTCGCGATTGTCGGTGGCACTGTGGGTTCCTCGACGGTCATCCGACTCCGCCAGTTGCGCGCACAGGCTGAAGAGATGGCTGGTGGTAACCTGGACGTGGATCTCTCCAGCCGTCGGACAGACGAGTTTGGTGACCTGTACGCGTCGCTGGATACGATGCGGACGAGCCTCCAAGATCGAATCAGCGAGGTGGAGACGGCTCGTGCAGAGGCTGAAGAGGCACAACAGGAGGCCGAGGAACTGACGACAGACCTCCGACAGACAGCTGCCGAGTACGCAATCGTTCTTGATGATGTCAGTGAAGGCAACCTGACTCGTCGACTCGAGACGGAGGGCCGTCGGAAGGTGATGCAAGATGTCGCGACAGAGGTAAATGAGGTCCTCACCGAATTCGAAGAGTCCATCCAAGCGCTTGACGAGTTCGCAGCGAACGTCTCGGAGAGTGCAGAGGTCGTCACGACGGAGGCTGCGGAGGCGTCTGAGGCCGCTGAAAGTGTCTCGACCGCGATTGCGGAGATCTCCGATGACGTCGACGAGCAAACCACCCAGCTCCAAGACCTCGGGGCAGAAATCGAGAGCCTGTCTGCGACGGCCGAAGAGATCGCCGCCTCCAGTAACGACGTGTCGGCGACGTCGTCAGAGGCAGCCTCGGCGGCCGCGGCCGGCGCGGAGTCAGCCGGCGAGGCGATCGAGCAGATCGACCGCGTCGTTGAGGTGATCTCCGAGACAGCTGAGACGATTGAGCAACTTGACGAGGATATGGAGGAGATTGGAGAAGTGGCGGACCTGATCGGGGACATCGCAGATGAGACGAACCTGTTGGCGCTGAATGCCTCCATCGAGGCAGCCCGTGCTGGTGGCGACGGCGGTGCCGGGGATGCCGGTCAGGGCTTTGCTGTCGTCGCAGACGAGGTGAAAGACCTCGCCGAGGAGACGAAGCAGTCTGCTGACGAAATCGAGGCGCAGATCGATGCTGTGCAAGCTCAGACGGACGCTGCAGTCACAGAGGTCCTCGACGCCCAAGACGAGGTGACGGCGGCGTCTGCGACCGTTGAGGACACGCTCTCGGAACTCGAGACGATCGCCACTCGGATCGAAGAGACGGACCAGAGTGTAACGGAGATCAGTAGTGCGACAGAGGATCAGGCTCAGTCAACACAGACGGCGTCCGCGACTGTCGACGAAGTCCGAACACTCGGAGAAGCAACTGCGGAAGAAGCAGAGAGTGTTACGTCCGCGACGGTCCAACAGTCTGAAGCTGTGTCGTCGGTCACCGAACGCGCTCGGCAGCTCCGAGATGAGGCACAGACACTGCAAGACTCGCTCGCTCAGTTCTCCGTGCGTGGCGACGACCGTGGGGCGGGGGACGCCCATACACTCGCAGACAACCAGGTGGCGGCCACAGACGACGACTGA
- a CDS encoding HNH endonuclease signature motif containing protein produces MTNRNLTTTRKQVFGDVEPGTECRICGRDVDDGRRKTCSDFCDNLLTAVMGMLNWSSIRRRMIDRDDATCQGCGWDRRREQTARDHIRTLIDEAAGPRPESPDLDGDHENFDWNTHSKKMQAWRDRRENAITRYGDPDEQSRTLHVDHITPIADGGHPYDPGNLQTLCSECHSEKTARENENRDQTPSRGELSRKLTEFVSE; encoded by the coding sequence ATGACGAACCGAAACCTCACAACAACCCGCAAGCAGGTCTTCGGCGACGTCGAACCGGGAACAGAGTGCCGGATCTGCGGTCGCGACGTCGACGACGGACGGCGGAAGACGTGTTCAGATTTCTGCGACAACCTGTTGACCGCGGTGATGGGGATGCTCAACTGGTCGTCGATCAGACGACGGATGATCGACCGCGACGACGCAACCTGCCAAGGGTGCGGCTGGGACCGGCGGAGAGAGCAGACAGCGCGTGACCACATCCGCACTCTGATTGACGAAGCAGCCGGCCCACGACCCGAATCTCCTGATCTTGACGGCGATCACGAGAACTTCGACTGGAATACACACAGCAAGAAGATGCAGGCCTGGCGAGACCGTCGAGAAAACGCCATCACCCGGTACGGTGATCCGGATGAACAGAGTCGCACACTCCACGTTGATCACATCACTCCGATCGCCGACGGCGGTCACCCGTACGATCCCGGAAACCTACAGACTCTCTGCTCCGAGTGCCACAGCGAGAAAACAGCTCGCGAAAACGAGAATCGGGATCAGACACCGAGTCGAGGGGAACTCAGCCGAAAACTCACAGAGTTCGTCTCAGAGTAG
- a CDS encoding winged helix-turn-helix domain-containing protein — protein sequence MTLSDKNDGGDGESTRRRGTGSWSNLVVAYDTSEYTSDPLPDITLVGLSGKEDTNITKMFKNDPKASPLGAVGEGFLNRLEEQTPEDRTPSAVALGPAYPEAYSTLPRDYRKQLKSKLAPMRWTRAAELRSALGQSEAWTESELYTVNGSTVGSKRGTASEVDYSGDLSHKRLMKIVQRHPEGVTARIASRYFDFSRRVVGRALNRLTEVGAVAKREMARSSTIWYDPALKYANQQYEGHDPLLSPESEVFLTQGGDLAKGLKKLDRDIRQWVTAATPSDAPSRYHLELLAEFLGRTDLFDTPFEQMVTEIQNQLDNLEGEAEEKHKGVMLDRVPRFWEGTPACEYGETAVNSLTDLPAVSDLPYELPTTPDRVGDTPEEIDKSEIRHNVIDADAILTAIHRLPSATTANELSRLLDRSKGGVKNALDDLVEAGLIQAREGSKSRFVYPTPMSDIPHTLDLPTVTNSRNLFPGDLSILFTDAEVELSKYTVETTPSSRLSGADVDKLLSMNPYADGLWDADPECLGYEYEPAQEEQENFGEGLPVGSLIYLVNAVSSQATKEHCSSRTFERGQAGVIDNHLKSVREKVQPDREAFLNGFKERYENNEHRPQRRTISRDTASGYISSIENGSRKHNPEAYQSYLRQILFEMAVKDSPLA from the coding sequence ATGACGCTTTCAGATAAGAACGATGGAGGCGATGGAGAATCGACTAGACGCCGAGGGACCGGGTCTTGGTCTAACCTAGTTGTGGCTTACGACACATCAGAATATACATCGGACCCACTACCAGACATCACGCTTGTTGGGTTATCAGGGAAGGAGGACACCAACATCACAAAGATGTTCAAGAATGACCCGAAGGCGTCACCCCTCGGTGCTGTTGGAGAGGGTTTCCTTAACAGGCTAGAGGAACAAACACCTGAGGATAGAACCCCCTCAGCAGTGGCCCTAGGGCCTGCTTATCCGGAGGCATACAGTACGCTCCCACGAGATTACCGGAAGCAGTTGAAGTCCAAGCTCGCACCGATGCGGTGGACGCGGGCAGCTGAGCTCCGATCAGCACTTGGTCAATCGGAGGCGTGGACCGAGAGTGAACTGTACACGGTAAATGGGTCCACCGTAGGCAGTAAGAGAGGAACTGCCTCAGAAGTAGACTACAGTGGAGACCTCAGCCACAAGAGGCTGATGAAGATCGTCCAACGACACCCAGAAGGGGTGACGGCAAGAATAGCGAGTAGGTACTTCGACTTCAGCAGACGCGTAGTGGGTCGGGCACTGAACAGACTCACAGAAGTAGGGGCAGTCGCGAAACGGGAGATGGCCCGATCGTCGACTATCTGGTATGACCCAGCTCTCAAGTATGCTAACCAGCAGTATGAGGGACACGACCCCCTCCTCTCACCCGAGAGTGAGGTTTTCCTGACGCAAGGGGGAGACCTAGCTAAAGGGCTGAAAAAGCTCGACAGAGACATCAGACAGTGGGTAACAGCGGCAACACCAAGCGACGCACCTAGCAGGTACCATCTTGAACTCCTAGCCGAATTCCTCGGGCGCACTGACCTCTTCGATACCCCGTTCGAGCAGATGGTAACCGAGATCCAGAATCAACTGGATAATCTCGAAGGGGAGGCAGAGGAAAAGCACAAGGGTGTGATGCTTGATCGTGTACCTCGATTCTGGGAAGGTACGCCTGCCTGTGAGTACGGCGAAACGGCAGTTAACTCCCTTACCGATCTCCCAGCGGTCAGTGACCTCCCGTATGAATTACCGACTACTCCAGATCGCGTCGGAGACACTCCTGAGGAAATCGATAAATCCGAGATCAGGCACAACGTCATCGACGCTGATGCGATTCTGACAGCTATCCATCGTCTCCCGTCTGCGACAACAGCAAACGAACTCTCCCGATTGTTGGACCGATCAAAAGGGGGTGTCAAAAACGCCCTTGATGATCTAGTAGAAGCGGGGCTCATCCAGGCCCGAGAGGGGAGTAAGAGTAGATTCGTCTACCCAACCCCAATGTCTGACATTCCGCACACTCTGGATCTCCCAACAGTTACGAACAGTAGAAATCTATTCCCAGGGGATCTCAGTATCTTGTTCACCGATGCTGAGGTAGAGCTGTCCAAGTACACAGTCGAGACGACACCATCAAGTCGGCTGTCAGGAGCAGATGTGGACAAGCTTCTGTCGATGAACCCGTATGCTGATGGACTTTGGGACGCCGACCCAGAGTGCCTCGGGTACGAGTATGAACCGGCACAAGAAGAACAAGAGAACTTCGGAGAGGGGCTACCAGTCGGCAGCCTGATCTACTTAGTGAACGCCGTTTCTTCACAGGCAACTAAAGAACACTGTAGCAGTAGAACCTTCGAAAGGGGTCAGGCTGGTGTAATTGACAACCACCTCAAGTCAGTAAGAGAAAAAGTACAGCCAGATCGAGAAGCATTCTTAAATGGGTTCAAGGAAAGGTATGAAAACAATGAACACAGGCCCCAGAGACGCACTATCTCACGTGATACTGCGTCAGGCTATATAAGCTCAATAGAAAATGGGAGCAGAAAACACAACCCTGAGGCCTACCAGTCTTACCTCAGACAAATCCTATTCGAGATGGCCGTTAAGGACAGCCCCCTAGCCTAA
- a CDS encoding DUF5821 family protein — protein sequence MPEEVTAESRDDLLRTMFDQVSGETYLTNPSPELLESLSTLDAGELPETLHVVATDESLKEVRSNFLPSSYLAEHVEAGIVSLYVADPTVRTAGVVSDDALFGVVDETGGPFAALPASDSEIVQTFADTCSDSFGVRDEFSLRTPALSRALAGIEEQVGEEVRSDFETVLGHMDVVGDDTVTEVELLLLLTARNEGLLYDISKAGEDVGISSKATFSRSKTNLEDLGFIGTDKVPIDVGRPRLRLLLEDDELATVDIEEFGAVAQERLADR from the coding sequence ATGCCAGAAGAAGTAACAGCCGAAAGTAGAGACGATCTGTTGAGAACCATGTTCGATCAGGTCAGTGGGGAGACCTACCTCACTAATCCGTCCCCTGAACTTCTGGAGTCCTTATCCACACTCGACGCTGGGGAACTCCCTGAGACACTGCATGTTGTGGCCACTGATGAGAGTCTGAAGGAAGTTCGGAGCAACTTCCTTCCCTCGTCGTACCTGGCTGAGCACGTGGAGGCCGGGATAGTCTCACTGTACGTTGCTGACCCCACAGTCCGGACTGCAGGAGTGGTTAGTGATGATGCCCTTTTCGGGGTCGTAGATGAGACAGGTGGACCGTTCGCTGCACTTCCTGCCTCCGACTCTGAGATTGTCCAAACATTTGCTGATACGTGCAGTGATTCCTTCGGCGTGCGTGACGAGTTTTCTCTTCGAACTCCAGCACTGAGTCGGGCTCTTGCTGGTATCGAAGAGCAAGTCGGTGAGGAGGTCCGTTCAGACTTTGAAACCGTGCTGGGCCACATGGATGTCGTCGGTGACGACACTGTCACCGAGGTCGAGCTGTTGCTGTTGCTCACTGCACGTAACGAGGGACTTCTGTACGACATCTCAAAAGCCGGTGAGGATGTTGGTATCTCGTCGAAAGCAACCTTCTCGCGGTCGAAGACGAATCTTGAGGATCTCGGATTCATCGGGACCGACAAGGTTCCGATTGACGTCGGACGGCCTCGGCTTCGGCTGCTCCTCGAGGATGACGAGCTAGCCACAGTGGATATCGAGGAGTTCGGGGCCGTTGCTCAAGAGCGGTTGGCTGATCGGTAG